The Skermanella pratensis genome has a window encoding:
- a CDS encoding CopG family transcriptional regulator, whose amino-acid sequence MANNVQDIRPKGPDSEKITINLGYVDLGHVDLLVQEGFYSNRTDFIRTAIRNQIERHADVVRQAVTRKSVDLGLRHFTRADLEAARDAGQMLDVRILGLATIAQDVTPELARATIASLTVLGALHASAAVKSALADRIK is encoded by the coding sequence ATGGCGAACAATGTTCAGGACATCCGGCCGAAGGGGCCGGACAGCGAGAAGATCACGATCAACCTGGGCTACGTGGACCTGGGGCACGTCGATCTGCTGGTGCAGGAGGGGTTCTACTCCAACCGGACCGACTTCATCCGGACCGCCATTCGCAACCAGATCGAGCGCCACGCCGACGTCGTCCGGCAGGCGGTGACCCGCAAGAGCGTGGATCTCGGCCTTCGGCACTTCACCCGCGCGGATCTCGAAGCGGCGCGGGATGCCGGGCAGATGCTCGACGTCCGCATCCTGGGACTGGCGACCATCGCCCAGGACGTCACGCCCGAACTGGCCCGCGCCACCATCGCCTCGCTCACCGTCCTGGGCGCCCTGCATGCCAGCGCCGCCGTCAAGTCGGCCCTGGCCGACCGCATCAAGTAA